AACTCGAAGTGATGGTGGAACGGCGCCATGCGGAACACGCGCTTCCCGGTGGTCTGGAAGAACGCGATCTGGACGACCACCGAAATGATCTCGGCGACGAACAGCGCGCCGAGAACAACGGCGAGCAGCTCAGTCTTGGTGGTGATCGACAGGCCCGCGATCAGACCGCCGAGGGCAAGCGAGCCGGTGTCGCCCATGAAGATCTTCGCCGGAGCGGCGTTCCACCAGAGGAAGCCCAAGCACGCGCCGCCTGCCGCTACGGCGACGACGGCGAGGTCGAGCGGGTCGCGAACCTGGTAGCAGCCCGCCTTGTCGTCGGACACGCCGAGCAGTTCACACGACTGACGGAACTGCCAGAACGTGATGAGGACGTACGAACCCATCACCATGGCGGCCGAGCCGGCGGCGAGACCGTCGAGGCCGTCGGTGAAGTTCACCGCGTTCGACCACGCTGCGACAACGAGCCAGCAGAAGAACACAAAACCCACCGCGGTGAGCGAGATGACGTTGATGTCGCGCGCGTACGAGAGGTGCTCGCTCGCGGGCGTCAGTTCGGCGCCGTTGCGGAACTGCAGCAGGAGGATGCCGAAGATGATCGCGGCGAGGAACTGGCCGACCGATTTGGCGGTCTTGTTCAGCCCGAGGTTGCGCTGTTTGCGGATCTTGATGAAGTCGTCGAGGAACCCGACGAGCCCCAAGGCGGTGGCGAGC
This genomic window from Gordonia sp. PDNC005 contains:
- the mraY gene encoding phospho-N-acetylmuramoyl-pentapeptide-transferase codes for the protein MTQILIAGAISLAVSILLTPVLIKVFSRQGFGQEIRDEGPESHKAKRGTPSMGGVAIITALWAGYLGAHLVGLIGNGQGPSASGLLVLGLATALGLVGFLDDFIKIRKQRNLGLNKTAKSVGQFLAAIIFGILLLQFRNGAELTPASEHLSYARDINVISLTAVGFVFFCWLVVAAWSNAVNFTDGLDGLAAGSAAMVMGSYVLITFWQFRQSCELLGVSDDKAGCYQVRDPLDLAVVAVAAGGACLGFLWWNAAPAKIFMGDTGSLALGGLIAGLSITTKTELLAVVLGALFVAEIISVVVQIAFFQTTGKRVFRMAPFHHHFELGGWAETTVIIRFWLLTAIACALGLTLFYGEFLSLQS